The following nucleotide sequence is from Zea mays cultivar B73 chromosome 1, Zm-B73-REFERENCE-NAM-5.0, whole genome shotgun sequence.
TAGCATCATGACTCATTATTTCCCTGCTCTTGGATGTTAGTGATTGGTAGCCAAAACAGTGCTGGCAGATTGTTGACGGATCACATGACTCTAACCATTCAGTAGTAACTGAAATCAATGCCAAGAGAAATGGAGATAGGAGTGCGACAAGGCCACCAGCCACCACCGCCCTTGTGATTTGTGAACGGATCGGTTTATCGAGGAGCCCGATTCATTGCAGTATCCTGTCGAGATGGGAAGGGAGCGAGGGGAAACAGGAAGGAAGGAGACAGCGTACCCGCATCTCCTTGTTGCCGAAGAAGGCATCAAACAGCTTTCGGAAGGCCTGCCCCATCTCTTGACCTTGCCCCTCGATCCAACCGGATCTGGGAGGCCGCCGCGGGGAGAGAAGCGATGAGCAAGCGGCGCAGGCGGGGCGGGGAGGGCGGCACCTCGGAGGCAAGGTTCTAGAAGGTCGGAGGTCGGGCGGGCGAGCTAGGTTTCGGAAAAAGGATCGGCGGCAAGACGACGAGAGGTAGGGTGCGGTGCGGCCGTGGAAACCAGGACGGCGGATTCGCGCTGGCCTCACCTGCCTGGACCCCAGAGCGGCGAGGTCCACTGGATGCGATGCGATGCCGCATCGAGCGATCTGGACCGTCCTGTCTGTGTTCGCAAAGCGTGCGCGCGCACCGCCGGCCTAATTTCTGCTTGCCAAATTGGCAACTTTCGCGTTAGTTGCCCAGTTGCCCTGCATGGATACATGGTCAACATGGATAACTTTAGTTGATGCTCTGATGTTTGGTTATTAATTTGAATTATTAAATAAATTTAATATTCTAATTATAATATTAATATatctatctctactatattaaagcatcagtttcaacgatCATGTCACGCCATATTTTTATAAAGAATCCATTGTATTCATCTTTTTATAAATAATCTCTTGTATTTCTTCAAAATTAACTCGCGGTCCCAGATCATATCTCATCTATATCCTATTTGTTCGCACAGCATCATTCTCGTAGTTGTCGCTCTAGCAACAAACCCTGTCCATTTTGCAACATCTCCGCTCGCTTTTTTCGTCGTAGCGCATTGAATTTTAAGTGAAACAAACTATGCAATTGGAAATGAGTATAAGGCTCTATAAAAACGGAATATTTTTATTGTTTGATATGATACTCTAAAGACAAGAGCAAGTATGTATTTTCAATGAGCATGTTAAGCATTAGAGGATAAACTTGTTGTATTTGGTATTTCAAGAATGATCTTGTTAGGGTACTTGTGCTTTTCTATGTCTTACCAGTTCAATATATAGTATATGAACAATATGTTCACTTTGACATTAAATATATTTATTATGTTATTTTTATGTGGATGGTCCATTAAGACTCTCAAGTGTCACTTAGTCATCAAtcaatatcatcaaatatggttgGGTACCATCGCAACGCACGGGGATTAGACTAGTTCTAATTATAAAGCTAATTATATAGATTAAGGACATGTCTGAAACCTATAGAGCTAATAATTAGCCAGTTAATATATTAATGAACTAATTGTTAGCTGTGAGATAACTAACAATTAGTTAAGGTATTAGTTGAGGATGTTTGGAACCTCTACAagtaattttagcagctaactattacCTCAAGACGTTCAAACATTGCCTAAGACTAAACGATAAGACAAACCTATTAATTCTAATTAGTCTATGATTTGATAAGTGATGTTATATTAAACATTTGTTAATCATAGATTAAATAGCCTTAATAAATTCTTATGTTCGTTTAATCTTTGTCtctataattagttttataattaaactATAATTAATACTCGTAATTGATACTCAAATATTTGATGTGACACATAATAAATAACTTTAGCTAAAAGAACCAAACAACTACTTAGTTGGTCCTACATGATTGATGGACGATCGCTAATCCATCATCGAACCACTTTATGTCTTTCTCATTCTTCGTTTTCCTCATATGGGAACCACCATGATCTGGTTGCTATCATTTTCTCATTTCATTTTTGCAGTCGTGCTCCTACAGACAATGGGCATGTTTGTTATTTTCTAGGCATCAAAAACGGCTTCTGTCAGCTAAACGATTTGCTTCTCGATCCGCTTATAATATAAAAATTGTCTGAATCAATGTTAATGCAGACTGTATTGAGTAGTGACAGGAGAAATCTGTCGCTACCTAAACCTTAAACTGTGCAAACCCCTTCATTTTCCTCCGTACGTAAGCCCCGTGGTATCTAGATTCTCGTGATAACTAGATTATCCAGTAATCCAGATTATTAAAAAATATCTTCAGGAAAAAAGTTGCCCCAAAGAGATAGGATGTAGTCCCACTCGACACTATAGCATCCTCCTTTCCTTTGAGCTCACGCCCCTCATGTGACTATAAAGTAGACCTGATCATGGGCCACCCGACCCGCCCGAAAAAAACCTTGTCCGACCTGATCCGACCAATGCAACGGGCGGGTACGAGCCGTAATTTTTGACCCGTAATAATTCACGGGCTGGGTACGGACCGTGATTTTTGACCCAAAACCCAACCCAACCCGAAAAAACCTGACCCAAAGCCAAAAAACGACCTGACACGTCaaacatggaggcccaggccgacCCGACACTAGGCACAGGTCGAGTACGAGCCGTCATAAATGGCCCACGACCCGACTTTGACCCGACTCGACGTTTGAACAGGTCTACTATAAAGTAGCAGCGATTGGTGACCATCTCACCACCACTAAGCAAGAATTAATGAAGTGGTCTAGCTAGCTTAAGAACTTCACAAAGCATGTACACTGGTCACTGAGTGATTTTGAGCACTTTTGGTGTCTGGggctataggagtagagtcttaaCTCTCTAACAATGTTTATCAACTCCCATACATCTCAAGTGACTAGTTttgtgggtatttatagcctccaaggcATGAACTATCCATTGAAAAAAATATCAGCCATATGCATATCGTCAGACCATCCAATGATCCATCATTAGGCCATAGTGTGTGGTCTGACGCCTTCGgattgcaccacatgtttgtAGCCATTGAATTATAGCCATTATAGTCCAATGACTAATTGCATAATGGCTTGGTGTCTCTAAATCAAATGCTTGTCAGACTTATGGACTTTATGCCTGATGCCCTTCAAATAGTTATCCGAGAGCTATCAGACACCACCAGACTATAGTCGGGATCCAACACCTCATCCTTTAGACTAACTAGTGGGCCATTTATGGATTAGTGTCTTTGTCCGGTTCAATGTTGTCTGGGCCATAGGTTTGATAGATGCATTAACACCTTATCCTTAGTCAATCAATCCACCTTATGGTTTAATGTCCTATGAACAATATGGGTATTATGCTTTTGTGAGAAGAACAATGTAAGCAAAGATTTGACACTCTAGCTTAGCACCTTGTATTCTCTTATGTTCTTAGTTTCTTCATGATATTTTGTGTCTATCTTGGTTCCATTTTGTGTCTTAAACTCTTGCATATTGTTGTGGATCTTCGATTAGTCTTATAATGTCTTTTCTTGCGGTGTTGATCATCTTGATCACTGCCATTTTGTGTCTTAGACTCCTGACTTCGGAAAAGTAGGGCAACAAGGGAGAATGTCTTGTCTTAGACTCTTTTCTTGCGGTAATGATTTAGTTTTGGTATAAGTAGATATTCGAAACTAGGGGAGCATGTGTTGCCACTAAATCCTAGCTGAATTGGTGCAATGGGAGTTGACCGACGGACTCAACATTTAGAAGCCAATCGACGGAGGCAATAAAGTGTCCCAATTGGATGTGTATCTGTCGATATGTATCAGTTAAATAGAGTTAGTTAGGAAGTGTCTAATGTTTAGAGTCTATGAACTATAAAATGGACATTTCTCATTATCAATAAACAGAAGACAAATGTTCCCAAGCAGCATGTGTTTTTCATCCATTAGGCGCATCGCCACCCCTTTTTAAGGGTTCTACACAGTAAGTGTCATGATGCCTTGTTGTGGTCTCTAGTAGATCGCACTGGGGTTGTGGAGTGTTCTGCTTTGTTTTTATAGATCTTGTATTAAGTGTTGTTATTGGCAAGATATGCTAGTTATCCTATGTAGTATCAGTCTATTGCTTCATTTAAGATTCATGTTATAGATTGATCTTACACAGTCAGATGTGTATCGTTCACCCGGTTACTACATTCCATGACATATGATTGCAACATGTGCATTCGACAACTCGAGAGTCCAATACACAATTGACACCCTGCCTTACATGTCTTAGTCGCGTCATTTGTTTTAGATGGACTTCCTTGAAGGTCATTATCTTGATCGCCTGCATGGGCATCGGCTTGTGGTTACACCTGTTCTTAGGGTCGTCGGTATGATACACGTTGTCGATCAGATCTATGATGTTCCTATAAACGGTTCACCATTTATATGGTCCTAATTTTGGCATATGGTGTGGCTAACCTGACAACTCTTTATTTAGTTTCTCCGCATTTGGTCGTACGCGTGGCATGCTCGATCTAGGATCAATGGTTGTCTAAATCATACTTTAGGTAGATTTATTTCCTTTTCGGTCGCTAGGACTATCGGTTCAAAAGAACCGATAAGTGGTACGAGCACATGCCGATTCATGTGACGAGCCAAGAATTTGATGTATTATATGTTGTTGTACATCTATAGAGCGATTCCCCAATTATTGCACACCCTCTTTGACTAACAGGTCAAGCCTAGTGGCACACCTAAAACGTGAACGTCTCTAGCACACGAAGGTGATCGAGCCGTATTCACGAGATATGATCAGAAATAATGTATCTCTAGGCTCCACGTATGTGGGCCATCTCGTCGACCGCTCGTCAATTCCTCGGGATGACACACAATCAAAGGTTGTTTAGTAAGACGTAAAAAAGTGTGAAAATTAGTTCTAAGCTACTTGCCCATTCCATAAAAAAAGCTGTTATAAGATTCATCCTAGTTATTTTTAAAATATAACTAGATTAATACAAAAATATTAGGAATTTTTAAGTAAGTTTattataaaaaaataataatattaaTTATGTACCAAAATTATTAATAGTTTTTATACAATTAATCAAACTTAAAAATACCTGACTTCTTTAGAAATAAGAATAATACTTAGGAGTTGTTTGGTTTCtacggactaatttttagtctctctattttatttcattttatctATTTTAGTATCTAAATTGCAAAATATAAAAATTAAAATAGAGTTTTGGTTTCTGCATTtagcaatttagagactaaaatagaataaaatggagGAACTAAAAATTAATCCCAAAAAATCAAACACCCCGTAAACTTCTCAAGGGTTAGGAGTATGTGCTATTAAAAGATTATAACGTATTCAGTTAAAGAAACTACGAGATCTACACCTCGGCATCTACCTTGAAACAAGTACTACCTCTGTTTGTTTATATTTGTGGTCGTTTAGTTCAATTTTGAATTGTACAGCGTCAAGTAAAAAAAATCGGAGGAGTATAAAATAAGTTTCTATGTCTACACAATTGAAAAAAATAGAAAACATAAAACCAAAAGCAAAAATCTGAAATACCGAAAATTATACAGCATAAAATTAACATCTTCTAATTTTTATTCGTTTGGTTGACGCTCTATTTTTTTTTACCAACAATAGCACTTTACATGAGGAGCTGAACTAAACACAAAATAACAGGTCGATCTGAAAGAAATGTTGACTGGGGAGCATCCATTTTACTACTAGTGTTAGGTGTACAGTGTAGTGTATCCTACTCGACCATATCTCGTTTTTTTACTGTATAGTAAGCGGATCAAGTTGCAGTCGATCGATGTGCCAAATTAATCATTCGTCGCTGCCGCCACTGTTGCTGGGACGCATCGGCTCCACCACGGCAGCGGCGACCTGCTTGGGCGTGTACCGGGCGGCGAGCACCATGTAGAGCAGCAGGTTGGCGACGCTGATGATGGTCCAGAGCCAGAAGTAGTAGTCCAGGTGGCCGGTGTCGAGGTCCGTCGCCAGCCACCCGGGCCGCTTCGTCACGGCCGCCACCAGCGTCACCACCAGCGAGTTGACGTAGAACCCCAGCGACAGCGCCAGGAAGGAGAAGGCCGAGCAGATGCTGCGCATCGCGGCGGGGGCCTCCCCGTAGAAGAACTCCAGCTGCGCGATGCCGCAGAAAACGTCGGAGCCCGCCACCAGCACGAACTGCGGCACCTGCCACACGATGCTCATCGGGCCGCTCCCGCCGTGGATGGCGCGGAGCCGGCGCCTCTCGACAAGCGCGGCCGTCCCCAGGGCCAGCACCACCAGGAACCGCCCCACGCCCATGCGCTGCAGCTGCGTCAGCCCACCGGGGCGCCCCGTCAGCCGCCGGGCCGCCGGGATGATGGCGGCGTCGTGCAGCGCCACCCACAGGAGCATGAACACCACCTCCACGGACACCAACGATGCCACGGGCACCTTGAACCGGCCGCCCAGCCGCGTGTCCATGGCCATCCCCTGCTGGATGAAGGTGGTGGTCATCTGCCCCAGCGACGCCGCGTACAGCACGCACGTCATCCAGATGGGAAGCATCCGCACCAGGATCTTGACGCCCTCCACCTCGCTCACCGTGCACAGAGACCATTCGCTCTCCCGCTCCTTGTCTCCGTCCATGACGATGATCGCCGCGGCCTTGTCAAGGCACCGCAGACCCTTGGTGCGCGCCAGTCGCTGCTGCTGTCCAGCGCTATCGCCGTCTTCGTCTTCGTCTTCGGCTTCGTCTTCGTGCAGCAGCACCGCCGCGCCCTCGTCCCGTTCCATCCTGACGTCGCGCTTCCTGAAGGCGGCGACGAACACCCTGATGATGTCCTTGAGTGGGCTGCCCGTCGGCATCTGCACCCTGTAGCAGGGCGTACCCGCCGCGAAGGCGAGCGCGGCCACGAACAGGCAGGCCGTGCCGATGCCGAAGCCGAGCGCCCACGACACGTTCTGCTCCAGCCACGACACGAGCGTGCCGGCGACGAAGATGCCCAGGTTGATGGCGGCGAAGAACCAGCTGAAAAAGGCCTGCTTCCGCTCCGGCCGGCCCGCGTCGTCGTCGTACTGCTCGGCGCCGAAGGGGAGCAGCGCGGACTTGACCCCTCCCGTGCCGATGGAGGTGAGGTAGAGCGCGGCGAAGAAGACGGAGAACTGCGTCTTGGTCGCCGGCGCGCACGACTCCCCCATCTGGCACGCCGTGGCAGGCCGCAGCGACGGGATCGCGGCGGACACGGTGAGGAGCACCAGGCCCTGTCCATTCGGCAGCAATCGATTCAGTTCAGACATTCAGTGTCTCAGCGAGTGAGTGTCACTGTCAGGCAGGCATTCCTGAATCGCAGAATACGGGATTCGATTGGATGAGGAAGAAAAAACTCACCACGAGGTAGAAgacgatggaggcgaggatggtcCTGTACTTGCCCCAGTAGCTGTCGGCGAGGAAGGCGCCGATGACAGGGACGATGAAGGTGGTGCCGTTCCAGGTGTCGACGTGGGCGGCGTTGAAGGCGGTGCTCCCGTGCAGCACCGTGGCCAGGTACACCACCAGGTTGAGAGCCACGCCCGAGAACGCGATGCTCTCCAGCAGCTCGAAGACTGGATGTAAAAAAAAAAAAGAATCACCAACAGCTCCACACCGGAGGGAATCGAAGGCCACGGATCGGGATCAGACTCCTTACCTAGGACGATTACCGGGCCCTTCCAGGTGAAGCGCTTGGTCGCCGCCCCCGACGCGCCGCCGCCGGATTCCATGGACGAAACCGCCTCCTGCCGCTGCTGCTGGTGGCGGCGGCCATTGGAGCCGCCAGGGGGAGGCGGAGACATGCCGCTCTGCGGGGACGGGAACAATTGCCTCAGGCAGCTGCTCCTCTGCTCCTACAGAAACGATACGCAATGCCGCCCGCAGACGCGACGCGACACGCACGGACTAGAGTGCAGGCTGCTGCACCGTGGCCTGGGGTCGGTCCAGGAAGGTGACGACCAGATCGCTGGCCGCGGCAGTCAACGAGGAGGGAGGAATACGGATCATGGACGATCTCGATTCTTCATCTCCATTTTAAAATAATAGGCGGATGAGCGCCGAGGAGTCAACATGAGGCAGAAGTAGAGGACAGATCCGATGGCGTGCGGTGCGTCGTCAATCGCCGTCTCGACCGCTCCCTCCTCATGTCATTTCATCTCGTCAGCGCCGGAGCAGAGTGACTGAGTGAGAGAGCGCACGCACGCGCAAGACGGGAAGGAGTAATTAATTATTGTAGGAAAAAAAACAAGGATGGGATGAGAGCACTCGTATGTATGCAACGGATGAAATTGGAAGCCTATCCGGCGGCGGCGGCAGTTGTAACATTTGCATTTGGCTAGGATCTCTCTTCTCACTGTCGTAGTCTCGTTCTCGTCTCATCACATCTGCCAACCACCGTCCAGCTAGGAGCGCAGATGGATCCAATCCAACCAGCCGTGCATGCAAGCAATAATAATACGGCAACAGATTACAATGAACCAGGCAAAGCAACTAACTCTCGACTGGATGTGTGGCCATCGATCAAACTGCCAGAGCAGAAGCTAGCTTTCCTTTATTGACAGCTGCTGTCGTCGCTGCACAGAACACTGCTAGTACCATCTACCACAATGATATACTCCAGCATGAGTAGTCGCTAGGCACTGCAGTCAGTACCTGCGTCGCCGGAAGCAGCGGCCCGATTCCCCTCTCTCGGACGCACCCGCGCCCACACGGCTCCtcctgccgctgccgctgccgccgcccaTGGGCCTGTCTGGAACACGCGGTGGACGGACGCGGCGCGACCTGTCCTATACAAAATCTTGGAGACACGTCGATGTCACCGACCGTGACGGCTCCTCGGTCGGCTATCCTATCCATCCCTTACAAATGACTCAAGGCCTCAAGGGGCAAGATGTCGTCCGCTCCATCTCCTCCTCCTTTGCAAGCAGAGCAGCTAGGTTACAGCGCAACCAACGGCACTTGGTTGAAGCAAGTGTGTTGTGTGTACGGGAAGGAAATGAAACGAGATCGTCTGACAGCAGGCACACAGAACATGGCTCAGTTGAGCACAGACAGCAGACAGCAGACAGCACAGAACAGAACACATTCAGTTGAGCACTAAACAACTGGCTCGCTCGGTTCCGTCATCATCTAATGAAACCGTGGCTGTCAGCTCGCGAAATAAACAAGCCGCTGTCCAGGCCGAACGGCCTCAGGGCTTGTTCGCtttggagtggattgagggggattggaggggatttaatcccctcctaTACAAATTTTGTAtaggaggggattaaatcccctccaatccccctcaatccactccaaaGCGAACAAGCCCTCACGTGGTCCAGTTGCTGTTGCTTAGCGCAAGCACCGGGTCACACTTCCGGGCGAAAACAACGGCTGCCTGGCCTACTACACCTGCTCCTACTCCTACTCGTTCCATCCCTTCTCGAAAAGGACTAAAGAGAGATCTGACCGAGCCTTCAGTTGCTTAAACAAATCCCCGGTGTGTGTGTGGGGTATATCAATGCCTGCAAATGCTGGTGACAGGcaggctggctggctggctggctgtcAGCCAGCTAGGCATCATGTGACTTCATTCAACTCGTGAATACAGCACCATTTGTTTTATGGTTATCTGTAACCCAACACTCTTTACAACCAGACGTCTACTCTGGCTTGGCGTCCGTCTACCAAGCCAATGCTGACCAACAGAGCTGCGTCTGCGTGCACCTGCTCAGGCAGTCAGGCCAACGGGAATCAAATCATCGCACAACTTGCCTCGGACGCGCACGGTGTTTGCGCAAAACAAAAAGGCTCGACCAGCTGAAAGACTGCAGCCGTGAAAAAAAACAATGCCGTCTGCAGCTGTTATACATTATAGGCTGTACTTTGTTAGATACACGTGGGTTTGGctcaattaatattcaataataatcAATACTAATGAATCACTTTAAATACTATGGTGTACTAATAAATTAGAACTGTATTGAGCGATAAAGGGACAAATCAATTAACTTAAATAGGTAAATCATTGGTGTATCTATTGAGAAGTTAAGAAAAGAGTGAGTTACTGCTACCCGTGCGGCGCCACTGTCGGTCGTAGCTCGTGGAgtcgtggtagatcggaccttggtccgcaTATTTCTTTCAAATGATTGCCCATTTTGCTTGTATTGATGACCGTCTGTTTCCTATTTTCTGGTTGGTAACAGCCGTCAGTTACTCGTCGGTTTTCCGTTCTAATGGTGCGACCATTTCTGTCCGTTGTCCTTTTCTCTCCTTCTGACTGCCTAAAAGAATGGAGAGAGATGACTCTTCCAGGTGCGCGCGATATATCTCACACGCGTTGCAAataggggtgggcgttcgggttacccgaaattttcgggtcgggtaattcgggtttttaaaatttcgggttttgagaatcgatacccgaaattacaacggtTTTTTCAATACCcaaaaattcgggtacccgaaatttcgggttcgggttcgggtattcccgaactacccgaactattgtgttggcttcataaaaacacatacactctattaaattagtataaaaatatagtttgaataatgatatacatggacatataaaacacaagcaatctacaatcacaagttatgcacacttacacataattatagatgtacaaattaataaataagcatgacatgagtacatgacacatgaaagttcgggtaattcgggtatttcgggtacccgattgtgatacccgaattacccgaaataatttcgggttttgcaagttgctacccgaaattcccgaacaaaattcgggtttcgggtatttcgggtttgggtttcgggttacgggttttttgcccagccctagtTGCAAACATCACGTCCCTgtcccatcttctgcgagcacagagagagtggaAGAGCAGACCTCCGAAATCAACGTCCGTAGAGATatacttgcacgggtgtgcgggcatcagatttttggg
It contains:
- the LOC100281619 gene encoding peptide transporter PTR2, with protein sequence MSPPPPGGSNGRRHQQQRQEAVSSMESGGGASGAATKRFTWKGPVIVLVFELLESIAFSGVALNLVVYLATVLHGSTAFNAAHVDTWNGTTFIVPVIGAFLADSYWGKYRTILASIVFYLVGLVLLTVSAAIPSLRPATACQMGESCAPATKTQFSVFFAALYLTSIGTGGVKSALLPFGAEQYDDDAGRPERKQAFFSWFFAAINLGIFVAGTLVSWLEQNVSWALGFGIGTACLFVAALAFAAGTPCYRVQMPTGSPLKDIIRVFVAAFRKRDVRMERDEGAAVLLHEDEAEDEDEDGDSAGQQQRLARTKGLRCLDKAAAIIVMDGDKERESEWSLCTVSEVEGVKILVRMLPIWMTCVLYAASLGQMTTTFIQQGMAMDTRLGGRFKVPVASLVSVEVVFMLLWVALHDAAIIPAARRLTGRPGGLTQLQRMGVGRFLVVLALGTAALVERRRLRAIHGGSGPMSIVWQVPQFVLVAGSDVFCGIAQLEFFYGEAPAAMRSICSAFSFLALSLGFYVNSLVVTLVAAVTKRPGWLATDLDTGHLDYYFWLWTIISVANLLLYMVLAARYTPKQVAAAVVEPMRPSNSGGSDE